A DNA window from Chlamydia felis Fe/C-56 contains the following coding sequences:
- a CDS encoding DEAD/DEAH box helicase, whose product MLNFRKLRRDFTANILQDGKELFDQGAVINAKILSMNGESVCIGAQIRGLYDNVYECEIEVDRSKSDTIDSNCDCSYNYDCQHIVALLFYLEKYFNEMVVAYSQEANLETNQEINEEVKKELQETFVVAASREEERKDREHQKEILSEYIHAANVLSANPFFLPQEYLEKNSAELAVLFVSSSDEVFRPNQHVEFQLVLRLPGRSKPFYISNIKTFLEGVLYQEPIILNGRRFFFTMQSFNASDRKLIDLLIRYVRYANQAPEEKLLKSAYLTPTSLGVILAKMHEHQMADRGGGQSGEKESFSGMFCGNLEEPLYWSVSPAKMKFDLDFFDTPYKAVLMTPLILVDDETLQPEQAILLESNVPGIIHKNVYHHFALQIRRAHLRSFSRLRDITIPEALFGSFLENALPVFKEYAEVSNVEVLNSFVTLPYVEDIHGECNISYLDGELEAKLYFIYDSLKIPAAAFSLKYQDVRAFIREDGILARNLVEERKIIEEVFSGFIYDERDGAFHVKSEKKIVEFMTETIPNNQHRITFNCPETLSDQFIYDETVFDLSFREGTEINTYEAELKVNGLLKGISLDLLWDCISAKKRFLELPKKGRVKTSRRGRSAGSAKLPCILVLDLEKISPVIQIFNEIGFKVLDDFVEKCPLWSLTGISPELFKGLPVNFTMTDKLAEIQKQIRGEVDFAFQDVPKQIQATLRSYQTEGIHWLERLRKMHLNGILADDMGLGKTLQAIIAITQSKLEKGKGCSLIVCPTSLVYNWKEEFRKFNPEFKTMIVDGVPSYRRRQLADLSDYDVAITSYNLLQKDIDIYKDFVFDYVVLDEAHHIKNRTTRNAKSVKMIRSGHRLILTGTPIENSLEELWSLFDFLMPGLLSSYDRFVGKYIRTGNYMGNKTDNMIALKKKVAPFILRRMKEDVLEDLPPVSEILYHCHLTESQRELYHSYAASAKKELSRLVKQEGFDRIHIHVLATLTRLKQICCHPAIFAKDVPEPGDSAKYDLLMDLLSSLVETGHKTVLFSQYTKMLSIIKKDLEASGVRFVYLDGSTKNRLELVNQFNEDPGLLVFLISLKAGGTGLNLVGADTVIHYDMWWNPAVENQATDRVHRIGQNRSVSSYKLVTLNTIEEKILTLQNRKKSLVKKVINSDDEVVSKLTWEEVLELLQI is encoded by the coding sequence ATGCTCAATTTTCGCAAATTACGCAGGGATTTTACAGCTAACATTTTGCAAGATGGCAAGGAACTTTTTGATCAAGGAGCTGTGATTAATGCGAAAATCCTGTCTATGAACGGAGAGTCAGTGTGTATAGGAGCACAGATTCGAGGCTTGTATGACAACGTATATGAATGTGAAATAGAAGTCGATCGATCGAAATCCGATACTATAGATTCTAACTGTGACTGCTCTTATAACTACGATTGCCAGCATATAGTGGCGCTACTATTTTATTTGGAGAAGTACTTTAATGAAATGGTAGTGGCTTATTCCCAAGAGGCTAATCTAGAGACAAATCAAGAGATAAATGAGGAAGTTAAAAAAGAACTTCAGGAAACTTTTGTTGTTGCTGCAAGTAGGGAAGAAGAGAGAAAAGATCGCGAGCATCAAAAAGAGATCTTAAGTGAATATATTCACGCGGCTAATGTATTAAGTGCAAATCCATTTTTCCTCCCTCAGGAGTATTTAGAAAAGAACTCTGCGGAACTTGCCGTTTTATTTGTTTCTTCAAGTGATGAGGTGTTCCGCCCAAATCAGCATGTTGAATTTCAATTGGTTTTACGTCTTCCAGGACGTTCTAAGCCATTTTATATTTCAAATATTAAAACTTTCCTTGAAGGAGTTTTGTATCAAGAGCCGATTATTCTTAATGGACGTCGTTTCTTTTTCACAATGCAATCCTTTAATGCTTCAGATCGCAAGCTTATAGATTTACTCATTCGTTACGTTCGTTATGCTAATCAAGCCCCTGAAGAGAAGTTATTAAAATCAGCTTATTTGACGCCCACATCTCTGGGGGTAATTTTAGCTAAGATGCATGAACATCAAATGGCTGATCGAGGGGGAGGACAATCTGGAGAAAAAGAAAGTTTTTCTGGGATGTTCTGTGGGAATCTTGAAGAACCCTTATACTGGTCGGTTTCTCCGGCTAAGATGAAGTTTGATTTAGATTTCTTTGACACTCCCTACAAAGCAGTGTTAATGACACCTTTAATTCTTGTAGATGATGAAACTCTTCAGCCTGAGCAAGCGATTCTTTTAGAGTCTAATGTCCCTGGGATTATTCATAAAAATGTTTATCATCATTTTGCGCTTCAAATTCGACGTGCGCATTTACGCTCTTTCTCAAGATTGCGAGACATTACTATTCCAGAAGCATTGTTCGGTTCTTTCTTAGAAAATGCTCTTCCTGTGTTTAAGGAGTACGCAGAAGTTTCCAATGTCGAAGTTCTAAATTCCTTTGTCACGCTTCCCTATGTTGAGGATATTCATGGCGAATGTAACATCAGTTATTTAGATGGGGAATTAGAGGCGAAGTTGTATTTCATCTACGATTCTCTAAAGATTCCGGCTGCTGCGTTTTCTTTGAAATATCAAGATGTTCGTGCTTTTATTCGTGAGGATGGAATTTTAGCTAGGAACCTTGTTGAAGAGCGTAAGATTATAGAAGAGGTCTTCTCTGGTTTTATTTATGACGAGCGTGATGGGGCTTTTCATGTAAAAAGTGAGAAGAAGATCGTAGAGTTTATGACAGAGACAATTCCCAATAACCAGCACAGGATTACTTTTAACTGTCCTGAGACTCTTTCGGATCAGTTTATTTATGATGAAACAGTCTTTGATCTTTCCTTTAGAGAGGGGACTGAAATCAATACCTATGAAGCGGAGCTTAAAGTTAATGGGTTATTGAAAGGAATTAGCTTAGACTTGCTATGGGATTGCATAAGTGCCAAAAAACGTTTCTTGGAGTTGCCTAAGAAAGGACGCGTCAAAACCTCTCGAAGAGGTAGGTCTGCGGGTTCTGCAAAGCTTCCGTGTATTTTAGTTTTAGATTTAGAAAAAATCTCTCCAGTCATTCAAATCTTTAATGAAATAGGCTTTAAAGTTTTGGATGATTTTGTAGAAAAGTGTCCTTTATGGAGTTTGACGGGTATTTCTCCCGAGCTTTTCAAAGGGTTGCCGGTGAATTTCACAATGACGGACAAACTGGCTGAAATACAAAAGCAAATTCGTGGAGAGGTTGATTTTGCTTTCCAAGATGTTCCTAAACAGATTCAGGCAACATTGCGTAGTTACCAAACAGAAGGAATTCATTGGTTAGAGCGTCTTAGAAAAATGCACCTTAATGGTATTCTTGCTGATGACATGGGGCTTGGAAAGACTTTACAAGCCATTATTGCAATTACACAAAGCAAATTGGAGAAGGGGAAAGGTTGTTCTTTGATAGTCTGCCCTACGTCTTTGGTGTATAACTGGAAAGAAGAATTTCGTAAGTTCAATCCAGAATTTAAGACTATGATTGTTGATGGGGTGCCTTCGTATAGACGTAGGCAGCTTGCAGATTTATCGGATTATGATGTTGCTATCACATCTTACAACCTATTGCAAAAGGATATCGATATTTATAAGGATTTTGTCTTTGACTACGTAGTTTTAGACGAAGCTCATCATATTAAGAACCGAACGACTCGTAATGCGAAATCTGTAAAAATGATTCGTTCGGGGCACAGGTTAATCTTAACAGGTACTCCAATAGAAAATTCTTTAGAAGAATTATGGAGTTTGTTCGATTTCTTGATGCCAGGTTTATTGAGTAGTTACGATCGATTTGTTGGTAAATACATTCGCACAGGCAATTATATGGGCAATAAGACCGATAATATGATTGCTTTGAAGAAGAAGGTTGCTCCTTTTATTCTTCGTCGTATGAAAGAGGATGTGTTAGAAGATTTGCCTCCTGTTTCAGAAATTCTGTATCATTGTCACCTTACAGAGTCTCAGAGAGAGCTTTACCATTCCTACGCTGCTTCAGCTAAGAAAGAGCTTTCTCGTTTGGTTAAACAAGAAGGGTTTGATCGTATACATATTCATGTTCTTGCAACGCTTACGCGTTTAAAGCAAATTTGTTGTCATCCAGCGATTTTTGCAAAAGATGTTCCTGAGCCGGGTGATTCTGCAAAGTATGACTTGCTTATGGATCTTCTTTCCTCTCTTGTGGAAACAGGACATAAGACAGTTCTCTTTAGTCAGTACACTAAGATGTTAAGCATCATTAAAAAGGACTTAGAGGCTTCTGGGGTTCGCTTTGTTTATTTAGATGGTTCCACCAAGAACAGATTAGAGCTTGTTAACCAGTTTAACGAGGATCCAGGATTATTGGTCTTCTTAATTTCGTTAAAAGCTGGAGGCACTGGTTTGAATCTTGTTGGTGCGGATACAGTGATTCACTACGATATGTGGTGGAACCCTGCTGTAGAAAATCAGGCTACGGATCGGGTGCATCGTATAGGACAGAATCGCTCAGTGTCTTCGTATAAGCTAGTTACGTTAAACACCATCGAGGAAAAAATTCTAACTCTCCAAAATAGGAAAAAGAGCCTTGTAAAGAAAGTGATCAACTCTGATGATGAAGTCGTTTCCAAGTTGACTTGGGAAGAAGTGTTAGAATTGCTACAGATATGA